One bacterium genomic window, AAACGACTATCCCGACTGTCGTCGCGGTTGTCGCCCAGCACAAAGTACTCATTCTGCGGCACCACCAGCGGGCCGAAGTTATCCCGGAAGGAGAGATCCATCGGGATGATCTTTTTGTCGATGTACTTGGCATCATCAGGGACTTTCGCCGCCTGACCATCGACATACAGTACTTTGTCCACGACCTCAACCGTCTGACCCGGCAACGCCACCACCCGCTTGATATAATCCTTGTCCGGATTATTGGGATATTTGAAGACGATGATATCGCCGGCCTCCGGGACTTTCCCGCCGTACTTGTACGCCAGCTTGTTCACAAAGATGTAGTCTCCCTCGTAGAGGGCGTTTTCCATCGATGCTGAGTTGACGCGATAGGCCGAGACCACGAAGAAGCGGAGCAGCAGGGCTGCCACGACTGCGATAATGGTCGTCTCCAGATATTCCCGCCATAGCGGCTTTCGTTCCTTTTGATTGAGGAACGAACGGGCATGTTGCTGCCGTTCAATCTGGGTATGTTCCTTGATGAGGAAATCTTGATCCATACGTACTTGGGTTATCGGTTGTTCCCCATAGTTCTTTAGGCCAGGGGTATGAAATAATCAGGACTAAATATATGGCGGATAAGGGGGGATAGCAACGAGGGAAGGGGGTGCCAGATTGGAATCATCAGGTAGTTGCAGGCGAGTCGGATAGGTTTTGACGGGGGCGTGATGAGTGTGGTGGCGGGGATGTGTGGCATAGTATAGTCTTCCTACTAGAGGGGGAGGAATCGGAAGTACTGAGAAATGTAATACGGGGGGGGTGGATCCTAGCCTGCGCTGGATGAGGTGGGTGGTTGGAACGCGGGTACGGTTGAGGAAGGGAGGGGGATGTTGAATGGATGGAAGCGCGGAGGGTAGGTCATGAATGGCTTGCTGCACGCCATCTAACAAAATGGTGAAAGAGACGTTAGTACAACCCTAACTCAGTCAATGACTGAATATCGGCCGCAATTATAGAGAACCGGTTAGCAACCAAAGTCGCTCGAATATCCGCCTCCGTCGTCATGGCATCACAATAGGGCAATCCAACTTCCTCCAAGGCTGACTTGATAATCGCAAGTCTTTCTGCAGACTCTAGCTCCGGGTCTTCGAAATAGAGTGCTTTCTTAAGCATTGGTGCGACGACCTCCGATACTTGATTTTCCAGTCTCGCGTGAATATTGCATTGGTAGTGTTTGGTAGTAACATCGTCACGGATAC contains:
- the lepB gene encoding signal peptidase I, whose amino-acid sequence is MDQDFLIKEHTQIERQQHARSFLNQKERKPLWREYLETTIIAVVAALLLRFFVVSAYRVNSASMENALYEGDYIFVNKLAYKYGGKVPEAGDIIVFKYPNNPDKDYIKRVVALPGQTVEVVDKVLYVDGQAAKVPDDAKYIDKKIIPMDLSFRDNFGPLVVPQNEYFVLGDNRDDSRDSRFWGTVPAANIHGKAVFIYWSWEPATDPPGWSFPYVIDLFSWIGHGIMNAPTHIRFDRVGVPL
- a CDS encoding DUF4304 domain-containing protein, which encodes MAQTRKEIRSALAKEITALLRKHGFRRTGMSWRRVFPEVVQVINLQSLPYGGQSYLNIGVLLRSIRDDVTTKHYQCNIHARLENQVSEVVAPMLKKALYFEDPELESAERLAIIKSALEEVGLPYCDAMTTEADIRATLVANRFSIIAADIQSLTELGLY